One Paenibacillus sp. FSL W8-0186 genomic window carries:
- a CDS encoding DoxX family protein, with protein MVRKDELGLTLLRLILGITFLIHGLDKFQGGIANTAAFFESLGMPGFAAYVVALVELLGGIAMILGLGTRVVAGLFAIIMAVAILKVKLAIGFLGNGQMAGYELDLILLVISVYLALKNRTSWALDNILFQTKKA; from the coding sequence ATGGTAAGAAAAGATGAGCTGGGTTTGACATTGTTAAGGTTGATTTTAGGTATCACATTCTTGATACACGGGCTTGACAAATTCCAAGGTGGAATTGCCAATACTGCGGCCTTTTTCGAAAGCTTGGGGATGCCTGGTTTTGCTGCCTATGTCGTAGCGCTAGTTGAATTATTAGGCGGAATTGCAATGATATTAGGACTTGGAACAAGGGTTGTCGCCGGTTTATTCGCGATCATCATGGCGGTTGCAATCCTCAAAGTAAAACTTGCCATAGGCTTCCTTGGCAATGGACAAATGGCCGGATATGAGCTGGATTTGATTTTACTTGTAATTTCCGTTTATCTCGCTTTGAAGAATAGAACTTCCTGGGCATTAGACAATATTTTGTTCCAAACGAAAAAAGCTTAA
- a CDS encoding VOC family protein, protein MSFHREPNIYVGQVNLKVQHLERALKFYKEIIGFKVLDQTEKTANLTADGKTVLLSIEQPDNVVPMQGKTTGLYHFALLLPSRSDLARIVQHFAHLGLRIGSSDHLVSEALYLSDPDGNGIEIYRDRAPSEWVWNKGEVEMAVDPLNFSDLLSGADQNKAWEGLPSETVMGHVHLHVSEMHRAEEFYVKGLGFEIVNRYGAQAMFISTGKYHHHIGLNTWNGVGAPHPAENSAGLKSFTLMYPNAAAREQVIANLKNIGASVTEENGAFATADPSGNRILMLV, encoded by the coding sequence ATGAGCTTTCACCGCGAACCCAATATCTATGTCGGGCAAGTAAATCTTAAGGTTCAACATCTAGAACGTGCGCTGAAATTTTATAAGGAAATCATCGGCTTTAAGGTCCTGGACCAAACAGAAAAAACGGCGAACTTGACCGCAGATGGAAAGACGGTTTTGCTGTCCATTGAACAACCTGATAACGTCGTGCCGATGCAAGGAAAGACCACCGGCTTGTACCATTTTGCTTTGCTCCTGCCTAGCCGCTCGGATTTGGCGCGCATCGTTCAGCATTTCGCTCATCTTGGGCTAAGAATCGGTTCTTCCGATCATCTTGTCAGTGAAGCTCTCTACTTATCGGATCCGGATGGGAACGGGATTGAAATTTACAGAGACCGTGCTCCTTCGGAATGGGTATGGAATAAAGGTGAAGTGGAAATGGCTGTGGATCCATTGAATTTTAGTGACCTTCTATCGGGAGCAGATCAGAACAAAGCATGGGAAGGGTTGCCGTCCGAAACGGTGATGGGGCATGTCCATTTGCACGTATCTGAAATGCATCGGGCTGAAGAATTTTATGTTAAGGGACTTGGATTCGAGATCGTCAACCGCTATGGGGCGCAGGCGATGTTCATTTCTACGGGTAAATACCATCACCATATTGGCTTAAATACATGGAATGGTGTGGGTGCGCCCCATCCAGCTGAGAACAGTGCCGGTCTCAAATCATTTACATTAATGTATCCCAATGCTGCAGCGCGAGAGCAAGTCATCGCGAATTTAAAAAATATAGGTGCCTCCGTTACGGAGGAGAATGGGGCATTCGCTACAGCCGATCCATCGGGGAATCGTATTCTAATGCTGGTCTGA
- a CDS encoding LLM class flavin-dependent oxidoreductase has protein sequence MKEGEQSINSGIEIGLYTLADIGPDPLTGTSVSARQRIMDIIAAAKLADEAGFDVFGVGEHHRLDYAVSAPPVILAAIAQVTKRIKLTSTTTVLSTVDPVRLFEDFATLDLVSDGRAEIIAGRGAFVESFPLFGYDTSDYDELFSEHLELFLKLNKHENITWSGRFRPPLRNAEISPRPVQKQLPIWVGVGGTLDSAARAGRLGVPMAIAMLGGDPKRFMPLVAAYHSAGIEAGHNFEALKLGVTGHGYVSKTTQQAKDEFYPYYSNYWSYVNRQRGMAFRMTRADYEQMTGPNTALFVGSPQQIAEKILRQYELFGHQRFIAQIDIGGLPFHKVASGIELIATEIIPVVRKATSK, from the coding sequence ATGAAAGAGGGAGAACAGTCTATAAATTCAGGTATCGAAATTGGACTTTATACGCTTGCAGATATAGGTCCCGATCCCCTTACTGGAACAAGTGTTAGTGCACGGCAAAGGATTATGGATATCATCGCAGCGGCAAAACTTGCGGATGAGGCGGGATTTGACGTTTTTGGAGTGGGTGAACATCATCGGCTGGACTATGCCGTGTCTGCGCCCCCTGTTATTTTGGCGGCCATTGCACAAGTCACTAAGCGAATCAAGCTGACAAGCACGACCACAGTGCTTAGTACGGTAGACCCTGTTCGTCTGTTTGAGGACTTCGCGACGTTAGATCTAGTTTCGGACGGCCGGGCAGAGATTATTGCTGGTCGAGGGGCGTTTGTGGAATCTTTCCCTCTATTCGGTTATGACACAAGCGATTATGACGAACTGTTTTCAGAACATCTGGAATTATTTTTAAAACTTAACAAGCATGAAAATATAACTTGGAGCGGTCGATTTCGTCCCCCTCTAAGGAATGCCGAAATTTCCCCTCGGCCTGTACAGAAGCAGCTGCCCATCTGGGTTGGTGTCGGGGGGACGCTGGATAGCGCAGCTCGCGCAGGCCGGTTAGGCGTTCCCATGGCTATAGCGATGCTTGGCGGTGATCCGAAACGATTTATGCCGCTGGTCGCAGCATACCATAGCGCGGGGATAGAGGCTGGGCATAATTTTGAAGCCCTTAAGTTAGGTGTGACGGGTCATGGGTACGTCTCGAAGACTACCCAGCAAGCCAAGGATGAATTTTATCCTTATTACTCGAATTACTGGTCGTATGTAAACCGGCAGCGAGGAATGGCGTTTAGAATGACGCGGGCTGATTATGAACAGATGACAGGTCCGAATACGGCCCTGTTTGTGGGCAGTCCACAGCAGATTGCAGAGAAAATCCTTCGTCAGTACGAGCTGTTTGGACATCAGCGTTTCATTGCCCAGATTGACATCGGCGGCTTACCGTTTCATAAAGTTGCTTCAGGCATTGAGCTCATCGCTACAGAAATAATTCCTGTTGTCCGCAAAGCAACGAGTAAATAA
- a CDS encoding DeoR/GlpR family DNA-binding transcription regulator produces the protein MTTLFEEERKREIAQYVQSRGRALVPELAVQFNVSESTVRRDLRDLEEARQLRRTHGGAVAIEQDSVEPTFIEKEDRYRSQKEEIARSALAFIEEGDTIFLDSGTTTYYLAQHLKDFQELTVVTNSNMVAEVLKQAKHIQILLTGGTLRHETQAMVGPLANRSIGAIRVNKLFLAMNGVDTDAGLTTPNLTEAETKRCMIQAAKQIILVADHSKFGQISFAKVADLAEIHHCIVDEAVSEQAIGEMEAEGIKVTIAGRTSR, from the coding sequence ATGACAACCCTTTTTGAAGAAGAACGCAAACGAGAAATTGCACAATATGTACAAAGCCGTGGCCGGGCATTGGTTCCGGAGCTGGCTGTACAGTTCAACGTATCCGAATCGACCGTACGCCGGGATTTAAGAGACTTGGAAGAAGCGAGACAGCTGCGCAGAACGCATGGTGGCGCGGTGGCCATTGAGCAGGATAGCGTGGAACCGACCTTCATCGAGAAAGAAGACCGCTACCGGTCACAAAAGGAAGAGATCGCCCGCAGCGCATTAGCCTTCATCGAGGAGGGGGATACGATCTTTCTCGATTCGGGTACGACAACGTATTATTTAGCTCAGCATCTGAAAGACTTCCAGGAGCTGACCGTGGTTACGAACTCGAATATGGTCGCAGAGGTGCTAAAGCAGGCGAAGCATATTCAGATCCTGCTTACCGGAGGTACGCTGCGTCATGAAACCCAAGCGATGGTCGGTCCGCTAGCGAATCGTTCCATTGGAGCCATTCGCGTAAATAAATTGTTTCTGGCGATGAATGGCGTAGATACGGACGCCGGCCTGACCACGCCGAATTTGACTGAAGCGGAAACGAAGCGCTGCATGATTCAGGCGGCCAAGCAAATTATTTTAGTGGCTGACCATAGCAAATTCGGTCAAATTTCATTTGCGAAGGTTGCAGATTTAGCGGAAATTCATCACTGTATCGTCGATGAAGCGGTATCAGAGCAGGCAATCGGCGAGATGGAAGCGGAAGGGATCAAAGTCACGATAGCGGGGAGAACATCAAGATGA